CAACCTGATCGATTTGGGGATCGGAAATGCACCACAATGGTCATCTGATAGCAAAAAAATAGTATTTGAAATCACAAAGGATGATGGATACAACTTTACCGCTTCAGATATTTTTTCAGTCAATGCCGATGGTACACAAAAAATTAATCTAACTAATACTAACGATAAAATTGAAATGAATCCCTGCTTTACGCCAGACAATAAAGCTATTGTGTTTAATGTAGTGGAAGATGGTTCAATTTATTTAATGAATATTGAGTAATGGAGAAATTAAATATGAAAAAAAATATATTAACAAAAATTTTATTTACTGGATTCTTAATTGTTTTTCCCTCTACATTCTCAACCGTTGGATTTGCACAGCAAGTTACAGGTCTTGCAGGATGGAATATTTATTTAGATCCCGGTCATAGTCAGAATGAAAACGTTGGAATTTATGGATACTCTGAAGCTAAAAAAAATCTTAGAGTTGGATTGAACTTAAGACAAATGCTTTTAGATTGGACTGACATTGATACAGTTTACATTTGTAGAACTGATGATCAACAGGTAGTTGGCTTAAGTGATAGAACTACACAGGCTAATAGTTTAGGAGCAGATCATTACCATTCAATACATAGTGATGCAGCAACAATGGGTAGCTCTGCCAACAGCACTTTAATTATGTGGGGGCAACTTGGAATTGGCGGACCTGAAAAAACTCCTTATGGTGGTAAAAAAATGTCTCAAATCATGATCGGTTTGCTAACCGCTGGAATGAGAACCACAACTCGTGGCGCAATGGGCGATAGAGATTTCTATCAAGTTGCTGGCTCAACTCCCTATCTTTCCGTTAACAGGCTCTCAAATATGGCATCAGAATTAAGCGAAGCCGGATTTCACACAAATCCAAAACAAAACCAATTAAATATGAATGAAAATTGGAAAAGATTAGAAGCTAAAACAATGTTCTGGACTATACTCAGTTACCACAATATTCCACGACCTTATGTAGGAACAGCAGCAGGAATAATAACTGATTTCGAGTCTGGTTTAGCCGTCAATGGAGCTTTAGTTTCTTTAGCTGGTCAGGTAGATACAACCGATACTTACGAATCACTTTTTTATCAATACTCGACTGATCCTAATCTATTAAGAAATGGATTTTATTATTTTGAAGGAGTTGCCCCAGGCACGCACACTTTACAAGTAACAGCACCTGGTTATGATCCTTTTAGTGTTGATATAACAATGGCTGATACATTTTTTACTTTTAAAGATGTAAACCTATATTCAAATATTCCACCAAGGATTGCTTCAACTGTTCCAGCACAAAATGATAGTTTGTACCCCGGAGTGGAAAATGTTGTATTAAACTTTACAAGACAGATGAATAAAACTTCTGTTGAAGCAAATCTTACAATAACTCCTGCAGTGTCGTATACAACAGCATGGAGCAACTCAGATCAAACTTTAACTATCAACTCGAGTAATTTTAACTTTGATTCCCAATACGATATTACAATCGGTGGTAATGCCGAAGGAAAATTTGGACATATCTTTGATGGTGACAGCAACGGAGTTGGCGGTGATCCATTTACATTAACTATTAAAACAAAAGTTGCAGATATTACGGCACCTGAGGTTGCGGATGTATATCCAACACCGGGTTCAGCTAATATTGAGTACAGGCCTGTTATTAATGTATCATTCAGTGAAGCATTAAAAACATCAACTATCTCAAGCAGATTTAAAGTTGTAAGAAATTCTACTCAAACAAATGCAAACGGAATTTTAAGATATTATGTTGTTAATGGAAAAGGTGTATTAAACTTTTTTGTAACAACACCATTGGTTGAAAATGAAGCCTATACAATAAAAGTTCAAGCTGGTATTGAAGATATTTTTGGTAATCCAACTACTACAGATTACAATGTGGAATTTACAACAGGCAATTCGAATTATTTCTCAGAACAAATTATAGATAGTTATGAAAATGGTACAGGAAATTGGTGGCAACCAACGGTTTCAGGCAGCACAATTGGTGTGTTACCATTTTTAAATTCTATCCAATCTTCAACAGCAGTATTAAATGCAAACACAGGCAGTGCAAAATCTTTACAATTGGATTACGGCTGGGATACCTCTGCATCCGATTGGTTAATAAGAGAATATTTTTCTCCTTCCACTCCTACATTTCAGCCAACTACTTTATTGCAGGTTTTTCTTTTTGGTGATGGCTCAAACAACAGATTTAGATTTGCTGTTAGAGAAACCGCACCTGGTAATTTTGAAGTTAGCCCATGGTATGATATTGATTGGATAGGATGGAAACTGGTTACCTGGGATTTATCACTAGGGGAAACTGGCAACTGGATTGGAAACAATACATTTGAACCACCTTTAAAATTTGATAGTTTCCAATTGACATATTCTGCAGGAAATCCAAACACAGGCACTTATTATTTTGATGATTTAAGGACTGCAGCCTTCAGTCCGACTGAAGTTGAAGCAGTGAGTGGGATAACACCTACTGAATTTGTGTTAGAACAAAATTATCCAAATCCATTTAACCCAAGTACACAAATTAAGTTTAGTGTTCCGCAAACTTCTAATGTAAAACTTATCGTTACTGACATACTCGGTAAAGAAGTTGCAACATTAGTTAATGATAATCTTGCTGCTGGAAACTATTCTGTTAGTTTTAATGCAAGTGAAGTATCAAGTGGAATATATTTCTATACCCTCATTACGAATAATTTTAAGCAAAGTAAAAAGATGGTTTTGATAAAATAATACAATACTTAATTATTACCCCTTCTGTGGTTGAAGGGGTTTTTTTTTATTTATTTTACTCCTAAATAAACGACACTAGTTATGAAAAAAATATTATCAGCATTTATTATAATAGTATTAACTTCGATAGGATATTCCCAATCCGAGTTAAAATTTGCATGGTTAACGGATATTCACGTTGGATATCCAACTGCAGGAGAAGATTTACAAAGAAGTGTTGATGATATTAATTCTTTAAATGACATTTCTTTTACAATCATTTCGGGAGATATAACAGCAACCGGAACTTTAGAAGAATTATCACTCGCAAAACTGATTCTTGATAATCTTGAAAAACCTTACTACATAATTCCCGGCAACCACGATACAAAATGGTCGGAGTCAGGAAGTACTGATTTTATTAGGCTTTGGGGTAAAGATCGTTTTACATTTGAGTTTAACAAATTTCTTTTCATCGGATTGCATCAAGGACCCCGAATGCGTATGGCTGACGGACATTGGGCGCCGGAAGATTTACGCTGGTTTGATTCATTGATCGTTTCTTTACCCAATTCAAACCAACCAATAATTTTTATTACTCACTATCCTCTTAATGAAGAGATTGATAATTGGTATGAAATGTTAGATCGTTTAAAAAATATAAACACTCAAGTTGCGCTATTTGGACATGGACACAGAAACAAAATTTATGATTTCGAATCAATTAAAGGGATAATGGGCAGATCAAACCTAAGAGCAAACGAAAAAATCGGCGGATACACAATTGCAGAAATTAAAAACGATTCGATTTATTTTTCTGAGCGAACTCCAAACATATCAACAACACTTTGGCATTCATTAAAATTGCAACAAAGAAACTATGAGGCACTAATTACTGAACAATCTCGTCCGGATTATTCTATAAACGAAAAATATCCTAACGTAAAAACTGTTTGGGAATTTAATTCTGGTTATACGATTGGCTCTTCTGCTGTTATAAAAAATAATTCCGTTTTTATTGGCGATGCTTCAGGATATTTTTACTCATTAAGTTTGTTAAACGGTTCTGTCAACTGGAAATTCAAATCGCAAAATGATATTTACTCAACATCAGCAGTTAAATGTAATTATGTTGTTTTTGGAAGTGCGGATAGTTCAATCTATTGTTTGAATGCAAAAAATGGGACCTTGATTTGGAAATACAAAACAAACGCCGCAGTTCTCGGTAGCCCGACCATTGAAGATGATGTTGTTTACATTGGCGGAAGTGATAAAATATTTAGAGCCATCGATTTAGAATCCGGAAAATTAATTTGGGAGTTTAAAAGTCTAAACGGATTTATAGAAACTAAACCGGCTTTTTACGATGATAAGATTTTATTTGGTGCTTGGGATGAACATTTTTATTGTCTTGATGCTGAAACAGGCAAGCTTATCTGGAAATGGAAAAGTGATCGCAACGGAACATTTTACTCCCCTGCTGCTTGCTGGTCAGTTGCATCAGATGGAATTGTATTTTTTGCTGCACCGGATAGAAAATTAACTGCAATTAATATTGAAACCGGTAATCAGCTTTGGAGAACTGCAAAATATAAAGTTAGAGAAACTGTTGGGTTATCTGAAGATGGAGAAAAACTTTTTATACGTACGATGAATGATTCTATTCTTGCTCTCCCAGTTTCAGAAAAATTAAAAGAACCATTGTGGGTTACAAATTGTGGATTCGGTTATGATATAAGCTCTGCTCAAATTGTAGAAAAAGATGGTGTAATTTTTTATCCAACAAAAAATGGGATGATTTACTCTCTCGATTCCGAATCTGGTAAAATAATTTGGCAGCACAAGATTTCTAATGGATTTGTAAACACAGTTACTCCAATTAACAATCATCAAATAATCACAACTGATTTTGATGGAAAGGTAAAATTAATCAAATCTTCGGAATAATTTTTTTCCCACATTACGTGCTTAACCGGTTTTCTTTCCAATCTTTGTGTTGGAAAATTAATTACTCAAATATTATCTCACTAGAACTAACAAGAGTTACCTGTCTGACAAAACATTTGCGATTGTAAAATATATATAAAAATATTTTTTATATATTGGAATAAATCATCAGATTTGTTTGTTACCATTCTAAAATAATCCAAGGAAAAAATATGACAACAGACACTGCCAAATCCAATAAAGTGGTAGAAAAATTTTTAAAAATAATCGAAAATGTAGGAAATAAACTTCCAAATCCAACAACGCTTTTTGCATTATTTGCTTTTGGTGTAATTGTGCTTTCGTGGGTAGTTAGTTTGTTTAATTTTTCAGTTATTCATCCGGGTACCGGACTTGAGATTAAGCCCGTGAGTTTAATTTCTGTTGATGGACTGCATAGGATTATTTTGAATCTAATAACTAACTTTACAAATTTTGCTCCATTGGGAACGGTGCTTGTTTCACTGCTAGGAATTGCGGTTGCAGAACACAGCGGTTTAATTGGCACAGTTTTACGATTGCTTGTAATAAAAGCTCCAAAAAATCTTTTAACATTTGTAATTGTATTTGCAGGAATTCTATCGAACACAGCAAGTGAAATTGGATATGTTTTGCTTGTTCCCCTTTCTGCAATAATATTTCTTGCTGTAGGAAGACATCCAATCGCTGGATTAGCAGCAGCTTTTGCGGGAGTTTCTGGTGGTTATAGTGCAAATCTTCTTCTTGGAACAATTGATCCATTACTTGCTGGGCTTACACAAGAAGCGGCACATATTATAAATCCAGCATATGAAGTAAACGCAGCAGCAAATTATTACTTTATGTTTGTTTCAACATTTTTTATTGCGGCAGCAGGTACCTGGGTTACAGAAAAAATAGTCATTCCTCGTTTGGGTACTTATCAAGGATCAGAAAAAGCTGATGAGATAAAACCATTATCCAAAGATGAGAAAAAAGGTTTGTGGTATGCAGGGATTGCTGTTTTAGTTTTTAGTATAATTATTGCTTTGGGTATAATTCCTGAAAACGGATTTTTGAGAGATCCAAAAACGTTCAGCATTCTTAAATCACCTTTCTTAAGCGGCATTGTTTCGTTTATATTTTTTGGAGGAGTAATATCAGGAATTGCTTATGGAATCGGTGCGAAAACAATTAAAAGCGATAACGATGTTATTAAAGGGATGAATAAATCGATGGAGACTTTAGGCTCTTACATTGTTCTTGTTTTTTTTGCCGCACAGTTTGTTGCATTTTTTAATTGGACAAATCTTGGAATGATTGTAGCAGTTGAAGGTGCAAATCTTTTAAAATCTTCCGGACTAGGTCCTATTCCGCTTTTGATTGCATTTATAATAATTTCTGCAATTATAAATTTATTTATAGGAAGTGCATCGGCTAAATGGGCTGTAATGGCTCCGGTTTTTATTCCAATGTTCATGTTGCTTGGTTACTCGCCGGAAGTTGTGCAGGCAGCTTACAGAGTTGGAGATAGTACAACAAATATAATTTCACCAATGATGTCTTACTTTGCCTTAATAATTGCATTTGTAGGTAAGTATGACCCGAAAACTGGAATTGGAACTTTGATTGCAACAATGATCCCTTATACAATTACTTTTTTTATTATTTGGATTGTGCTCTTTATAGTTTGGTTTTTATTGGAGTTGCCGTTGGGACCTGGAGCGGTAATTTTTATAAACTAATAGTGCTAACTGATTTTTGAAATCACGAAATCTTTATAAACTTTTAGGATGTTGGAGTAGATCGGTTCTTTCGGATTAAATTCTTTTAGTTTTTCAAATTGCTGAATTGATTTATAGTAATCGCAGTAAAGCCAAAGCATACCAAGTATTTCTAACTTGGATTGGAATGATAATTCTGGTTCGCTTATACTTTCAAATTTGGAGATGATTTCAGGACACGGACAATCGTCATCGCTAATGTTTGTGCTTGTAATTATAGTTATGTCTTCGCTTATGACTTTATAAAACAAATCCAGAGCTTTTTTAATTTTTCTGTTATGCACTAAACAAATTATCATCTTCTTTCTTGCCAACCTGTTTGACGGATCATTAGCTAGAACATTTTCAAATGCAGTTTCTGCATCTAAAAATCTTCTTACCATAAAATATTGATTTGCAAGCATTTCACTCATAATAACTTCAATCACTTTTTAATAAATATGCCTGAAGATAAATAACTCCTCAGGCATATTAAAATAAATAAAAAATTATTGAACAACTGGGAAGTTTTTACATTCTGTATCAACCCATTTTGTACCAGGCATAGTATCATAGAATAAGTTGTTAGCTCCATAAGACAAAGACTTTGCATCATAACCTAAAGCTCTTAAATATGTAGCCATAAATGATGAAGTTTGACCAGTATAACAATAAACAACAATTATTTTATCTGTAGGCAATGTTTTTAGATCATTGGCAAGTTTAAATGCTACTTTAGGAGTATACTGAATTGCACCTTCAATGTGTCCAATAGTGTAATCTGCCTCACTCCAGTAATTTACTATATAATAATTTGATCTGTTAGCATATAGAGCGGTCCTATCAATACTTGCAGGCCCAAAACCTTCAGTTGCAAGTAGGGTTCAATCTGCTTTTTAAAATCTCATCTCCTGTGGTTTTTCCAGTAGTTAAAGTTGGTAGATTACCAGCACCGTTTTTTACATTTGCAGTAGTTTGAATAGTGATTGGATTGTTTTGACCATTTGTTTTTGTATTATTCCATCTATCTGGATAAGCCCAACTGCACATTCCCCATTTAAGATCATATACATTTGAATATCCTGCTAATCTTAATACTGCTACTGCAAATCCAGCAGACTGACCTGTGTAGCAAGTTACAACAACTTTTGTTTTTGCCGCTAAATTATTTGTTCTATAGTAATTAAGTATATCAGCAATAGTAACATTAACCG
The window above is part of the Ignavibacteriales bacterium genome. Proteins encoded here:
- a CDS encoding rhodanese-like domain-containing protein encodes the protein MKDRKLFNLLYLLIAASIMFFNVGCSKDEDPVTPPVTINESDVLVQYLEANGDFINTSAPAMITATDVNALLNDPTVAILDIRSATDYATGHIQGAVNVTIADILNYYRTNNLAAKTKVVVTCYTGQSAGFAVAVLRLAGYSNVYDLKWGMCSWAYPDRWNNTKTNGQNNPITIQTTANVKNGAGNLPTLTTGKTTGDEILKSRLNPTCN
- a CDS encoding PQQ-binding-like beta-propeller repeat protein, with the protein product MKKILSAFIIIVLTSIGYSQSELKFAWLTDIHVGYPTAGEDLQRSVDDINSLNDISFTIISGDITATGTLEELSLAKLILDNLEKPYYIIPGNHDTKWSESGSTDFIRLWGKDRFTFEFNKFLFIGLHQGPRMRMADGHWAPEDLRWFDSLIVSLPNSNQPIIFITHYPLNEEIDNWYEMLDRLKNINTQVALFGHGHRNKIYDFESIKGIMGRSNLRANEKIGGYTIAEIKNDSIYFSERTPNISTTLWHSLKLQQRNYEALITEQSRPDYSINEKYPNVKTVWEFNSGYTIGSSAVIKNNSVFIGDASGYFYSLSLLNGSVNWKFKSQNDIYSTSAVKCNYVVFGSADSSIYCLNAKNGTLIWKYKTNAAVLGSPTIEDDVVYIGGSDKIFRAIDLESGKLIWEFKSLNGFIETKPAFYDDKILFGAWDEHFYCLDAETGKLIWKWKSDRNGTFYSPAACWSVASDGIVFFAAPDRKLTAINIETGNQLWRTAKYKVRETVGLSEDGEKLFIRTMNDSILALPVSEKLKEPLWVTNCGFGYDISSAQIVEKDGVIFYPTKNGMIYSLDSESGKIIWQHKISNGFVNTVTPINNHQIITTDFDGKVKLIKSSE
- a CDS encoding Ig-like domain-containing protein — encoded protein: MKKNILTKILFTGFLIVFPSTFSTVGFAQQVTGLAGWNIYLDPGHSQNENVGIYGYSEAKKNLRVGLNLRQMLLDWTDIDTVYICRTDDQQVVGLSDRTTQANSLGADHYHSIHSDAATMGSSANSTLIMWGQLGIGGPEKTPYGGKKMSQIMIGLLTAGMRTTTRGAMGDRDFYQVAGSTPYLSVNRLSNMASELSEAGFHTNPKQNQLNMNENWKRLEAKTMFWTILSYHNIPRPYVGTAAGIITDFESGLAVNGALVSLAGQVDTTDTYESLFYQYSTDPNLLRNGFYYFEGVAPGTHTLQVTAPGYDPFSVDITMADTFFTFKDVNLYSNIPPRIASTVPAQNDSLYPGVENVVLNFTRQMNKTSVEANLTITPAVSYTTAWSNSDQTLTINSSNFNFDSQYDITIGGNAEGKFGHIFDGDSNGVGGDPFTLTIKTKVADITAPEVADVYPTPGSANIEYRPVINVSFSEALKTSTISSRFKVVRNSTQTNANGILRYYVVNGKGVLNFFVTTPLVENEAYTIKVQAGIEDIFGNPTTTDYNVEFTTGNSNYFSEQIIDSYENGTGNWWQPTVSGSTIGVLPFLNSIQSSTAVLNANTGSAKSLQLDYGWDTSASDWLIREYFSPSTPTFQPTTLLQVFLFGDGSNNRFRFAVRETAPGNFEVSPWYDIDWIGWKLVTWDLSLGETGNWIGNNTFEPPLKFDSFQLTYSAGNPNTGTYYFDDLRTAAFSPTEVEAVSGITPTEFVLEQNYPNPFNPSTQIKFSVPQTSNVKLIVTDILGKEVATLVNDNLAAGNYSVSFNASEVSSGIYFYTLITNNFKQSKKMVLIK
- a CDS encoding rhodanese-like domain-containing protein: MDRTALYANRSNYYIVNYWSEADYTIGHIEGAIQYTPKVAFKLANDLKTLPTDKIIVVYCYTGQTSSFMATYLRALGYDAKSLSYGANNLFYDTMPGTKWVDTECKNFPVVQ
- a CDS encoding AbgT family transporter gives rise to the protein MTTDTAKSNKVVEKFLKIIENVGNKLPNPTTLFALFAFGVIVLSWVVSLFNFSVIHPGTGLEIKPVSLISVDGLHRIILNLITNFTNFAPLGTVLVSLLGIAVAEHSGLIGTVLRLLVIKAPKNLLTFVIVFAGILSNTASEIGYVLLVPLSAIIFLAVGRHPIAGLAAAFAGVSGGYSANLLLGTIDPLLAGLTQEAAHIINPAYEVNAAANYYFMFVSTFFIAAAGTWVTEKIVIPRLGTYQGSEKADEIKPLSKDEKKGLWYAGIAVLVFSIIIALGIIPENGFLRDPKTFSILKSPFLSGIVSFIFFGGVISGIAYGIGAKTIKSDNDVIKGMNKSMETLGSYIVLVFFAAQFVAFFNWTNLGMIVAVEGANLLKSSGLGPIPLLIAFIIISAIINLFIGSASAKWAVMAPVFIPMFMLLGYSPEVVQAAYRVGDSTTNIISPMMSYFALIIAFVGKYDPKTGIGTLIATMIPYTITFFIIWIVLFIVWFLLELPLGPGAVIFIN